The following coding sequences lie in one Vitis vinifera cultivar Pinot Noir 40024 chromosome 19, ASM3070453v1 genomic window:
- the LOC100265574 gene encoding uncharacterized protein LOC100265574 yields the protein MSGAQGAQPKEAYTATTYESVGGEENKTKLDLRSREDEGGIKVDKFQDKVEDAAGKGGPVFGAAAQQEEEEGGDKPDLGVTGTA from the coding sequence ATGTCTGGGGCACAGGGCGCACAGCCAAAGGAGGCATATACAGCAACCACATATGAGTCAGTGGGAGGAGAAGAGAACAAGACGAAGTTGGATTTGCGGTCCAGGGAAGATGAAGGGGGCATAAAGGTAGATAAATTTCAGGACAAGGTGGAGGATGCTGCTGGCAAAGGCGGGCCTGTTTTTGGTGCCGCTGcccaacaagaagaagaagaaggtggtGACAAGCCAGATTTGGGTGTTACCGGCACGGCTTAG